Proteins co-encoded in one Actinomycetota bacterium genomic window:
- a CDS encoding alpha/beta fold hydrolase, producing the protein MRNRDEPRRQPAHGGRRALAVVALVLASACGGPGDGEPTEGPATTASTAVPPTTSAAAAGPCLRAAEAAGVFRFPTTDGSTLVGVVLGSGQTGLVLAHQLGSDLCEWLPQAREFARRGYRVLVFDFAGSGDSRPGPDSRVDNDVIAATAELRRRGAERVVLIGSSMGGTAVLAAATRIRPPVAGVVSLSGPSGYGGVEAGAAMARLRVPVLLVVGADDRH; encoded by the coding sequence ATGAGGAATCGCGACGAGCCTCGCAGGCAACCTGCCCACGGCGGGCGCCGGGCCCTCGCCGTCGTCGCTCTCGTGCTGGCCTCGGCCTGCGGCGGGCCCGGCGACGGTGAGCCGACCGAAGGGCCGGCGACGACAGCCTCCACCGCCGTGCCACCCACCACCTCCGCCGCGGCCGCCGGGCCGTGCCTGCGGGCCGCCGAGGCGGCCGGGGTGTTCCGGTTCCCCACGACCGACGGGTCCACCCTGGTCGGGGTGGTGCTTGGCAGCGGGCAGACCGGGCTGGTGCTCGCCCACCAGCTCGGCAGCGATCTGTGCGAGTGGCTCCCCCAGGCGCGGGAGTTCGCCAGGCGCGGCTATCGGGTGCTGGTCTTCGACTTCGCCGGCTCCGGGGACTCCCGGCCCGGACCGGACAGCCGGGTCGACAACGACGTGATCGCGGCCACCGCCGAGCTGCGCCGCCGCGGCGCCGAGCGGGTGGTGCTGATCGGCTCGTCGATGGGGGGCACGGCGGTGCTGGCGGCCGCGACCCGGATCCGCCCGCCGGTGGCCGGGGTGGTCAGCCTGTCGGGACCCTCGGGGTACGGGGGGGTGGAGGCCGGGGCGGCTATGGCGCGGCTGCGGGTGCCGGTGCTGCTCGTCGTCGGCGCCGACGACCGGCAC
- a CDS encoding VOC family protein, which translates to MRIGLTGIYVDDQDRAERFYTEVLGFKVKTSAAYGPGERWLSVVAPEDPDGVQLVLHLTDEPARAFRAASREQGRPVISLTTTDCAGEAERLKAKGVVFVKEPGRMAYGGMDAVFDDTCGNLINLHQD; encoded by the coding sequence ATGCGGATCGGGCTGACCGGGATCTACGTCGACGACCAGGACCGGGCCGAGCGGTTCTACACCGAGGTGCTCGGCTTCAAGGTCAAGACCAGCGCCGCCTACGGCCCCGGGGAGCGGTGGCTGAGCGTGGTCGCACCCGAGGACCCCGACGGGGTCCAGCTGGTGCTGCACCTGACCGACGAGCCGGCCCGGGCGTTCCGGGCGGCCAGCCGTGAGCAGGGCCGGCCGGTGATCTCGCTGACCACCACCGACTGCGCCGGTGAGGCCGAGCGGCTCAAGGCCAAAGGGGTGGTGTTCGTCAAGGAGCCGGGGCGGATGGCCTACGGCGGCATGGACGCGGTGTTCGACGACACCTGCGGCAACCTCATCAACCTCCACCAGGACTGA
- a CDS encoding dihydrofolate reductase family protein yields MPKYVASRSLQEPLEWNATLLKGDLAESVPALKERHGLLVVSGAGELAHALTDQGLVDEFWFWVYPWLWPAGPRIFDGAGPVRLELIGSTAFASGVVRLAYRPASG; encoded by the coding sequence ATGCCCAAGTACGTCGCCTCCCGGAGCCTCCAGGAGCCGCTGGAGTGGAACGCCACCCTGCTCAAGGGCGACCTGGCCGAGAGCGTGCCCGCGCTCAAGGAGCGGCACGGGCTCCTGGTCGTCTCCGGCGCCGGCGAGCTGGCCCATGCCCTCACCGACCAGGGCCTGGTCGACGAGTTCTGGTTCTGGGTGTACCCCTGGCTGTGGCCGGCCGGACCGCGGATCTTCGACGGTGCCGGGCCGGTCCGGCTGGAGCTGATCGGGTCGACGGCCTTCGCCTCCGGCGTGGTCCGGCTGGCCTACCGGCCCGCTTCCGGTTAG